From the Macaca nemestrina isolate mMacNem1 chromosome 7, mMacNem.hap1, whole genome shotgun sequence genome, the window GATAGTACAGGTCCTCAGACTACACCTGAGGGGGTGTGGGGGTTTGGTGGGATTACGAAGATGTTTACCTGCTTGTATCCTTCcttcatccctccatccctctattCACCCATCCCTCAATCTCTCCATCCTTCCATCCCTCTATCCCTCCATccctatccatccacccatcccttcctccatccctctgtCCACTTACCCTTCCATCCCTTTATCCACTCATCCCTCTATctctccatccattcatccatccctccctcctttcactcttcttccatccacccatctctCCCTCCATCCTTCTATCCACTCATCCTTTCATCCCACTATTCACTCATCCCCCCGTTCCTCTGTCTACCCATTCCTCCATCCACCCATCACTCCATCCACccacccctccctccatccctctatccacTCATCCTTTCATCTCCCCATCCATCCCttcctccatccatccctccttttctccatccctctatccatccactcatccctccatccacccatccctcTATCCCTCTGCCTatgcctccctccatcccttcatccctccatccctccatccctccacccaaacatccctccatccctccatccacccatccttccctccatccctctatccacccatccctccatccctttattcaCCCATCCTTCCATCtccctatccatccatccatccatccatccatccatccatccatccatccatccattcttccatccctccacccaaacatccctccatccctccatccacccatctctccctccatccctctaaccacccatccttccatctccctat encodes:
- the LOC105487692 gene encoding putative proline-rich protein 21 translates to MDPAEKMPRLPDTLGHSRFPGGVGVWWDYEDVYLLVSFLHPSIPLFTHPSISPSFHPSIPPSLSIHPSLPPSLCPLTLPSLYPLIPLSLHPFIHPSLLSLFFHPPISPSILLSTHPFIPLFTHPPVPLSTHSSIHPSLHPPTPPSIPLSTHPFISPSIPSSIHPSFSPSLYPSTHPSIHPSLYPSAYASLHPFIPPSLHPSTQTSLHPSIHPSFPPSLYPPIPPSLYSPILPSPYPSIHPSIHPSIHPSIHSSIPPPKHPSIPPSTHLSLHPSNHPSFHLPIHPPIHPILHPPLPLSIPLSIHPFLLPSLHPPILLSLYPPIPPSLYPSIPTSFHLFIHPSLLPPLYPFTHPSIHPSLFPSLYTSLPLSSLYTSTHPSIHPPSLHSFIHPSLPPSFYPSTQPSIHLSIPSSLHSSLHSSISPSLHPSTPPSLPSSIHPPSLHPFIPQFLPPSLLLSLPPSLSPSLPPSLPHHFIIECLLHSRL